TTTTCGATGACCACCAGAACGGACACGCTCACAAGCTCCTTTGCCGGTCTTCGGACCGACTTTTCTTTTTGGGGGATAAGACGAGCAGATTGGCGTCACAGGTAATGATGCCAAGCATGACGGCGCATACCAAGTGGTTGAGGGTGACCTCGTAGTACTGGCTGGCGCTTATGGGATTGGGCAGCAGCGGATCGGCGATATGGGTGGTGCGGCTGGCTGCCTCGTAGCCGTTTAAGACCACAAAATGGCCGGCCGGGCGGCCGCGCAGATCGTCAAAAACCGTGATGCCGTTTTTTTCGCGCTCCCGGGGGGTGCGGTAAAGATAGGTGGCCGAGAGACCGGCCAGAATGGGGCGGTTGCGTTTGAGGATGGAACGAATGAGCCCGGCCGTGAGATCCTCGAACCGGATTTTGCCGCCGCGCTGCAAAAAGGCCTGATAGGCAACGGTTGCTTCGCGCAGGCGCGGTTCAGTCTTGTAATGCAATTGATCGGTCAGTTTCCGGGCGAGATCGACGTCCGGGGAATCAAACCAGGTGATGTCAAAGACTGTCAGATCAAAAGAATACAGTTTGGCGGCGTAGCCCCGATCCAGGGCGTGGCAGCCAAGGTGGGCGGCCAGGGTGCCGCCGCCGGGCAGGGTGGTGACCCCGGCGATGACCGAGTCCAGGGAGACCGCGTCGCCGTAGTAGCCGTACACGGCCTGCAGGCAGGTCGGCCCGCAGGTGGTGTCGTCGGGCTGGGCCTGGATGGAAAGGGCAAGTTTGCTTGATTCCACGACTGTGGGGACTAGCACGGGCCGGGTCGGCTGACCATGGCCCGATTTGTCATATTCGCAGATTTTGCCTGGAATCGCATTGGTTTGGAATGATTTTGACGGGCAGGAAGTTTTTTTGCACCGGACAAAACCCCCGCTTCCCGGGGAGGGCGGGGCGGCTATTCCAGGCGAATTTCCTCTTCCTTGACGATCTGGAAGGCCTTGTTGGACTTGACCATGCCGGGAATGCCCTTGAACTTGCGCACGCCCTGGATTTCGGCTTCGAGCAGGTCGTCCACGTCGTTGTTGAGCATGAGGATGTCGCCAGGTTTGAGCGACAGGAGCTGGCGGCCGGTGATTTGCGACCGGCCAAAGCGCACGAGCAGTTCCACCGGCGTCTCCATGAGCCGCTCTTTGAACCGGGCGATCCAGGCGTGGTCCACTTCCAGGCGCTCGGTCTGGAAGGAGGCGTAGAGCTTGGAGCGGATGGGTTCGATGGTGGCGTAGGGCAGGCAGACGATGAGTGACCCGATGGCGTTTTCCAGTTCCACTTCAAAGGTGACGACGACCACCACGTCGCTTGGCGGCACAATGGCGGCAAACTGGGGGTTGACCTCGCTGCGCACCAGTTCGATGTGCACCTCGTGTACCGGTTGCCAGGATTCCTCCATGTTTTCCAGGGCGATGCGAACCACGCGATTGATGATGGCCTGCTCGATGGGGGTGAAATCGCGGCCTTCTATCTTGGGCTGGGATCCGGCTCCGCCGAAAAAGCTCTCCACCATGGCAAAAACCAGCCGCGAATCAACAACCAGGATGGCGTTGCCGCGAAGCGGGTCGAGCTTGAAAATATTGATCGAGGTGGGCACGGGCAGGGAACGCATGAAGTCCCCGAATTTGGACATGTCTATGGAGATCGGGTTGACGTCGGCGCGCTTGCGCATGGCATTGGCCATGGCGTTGGAGGCCAGCCGGGCAAAACGGTCATTGATGATTTCCAAAACCGGCATCCGGCCCCGGATGATGCGGTCCTGGTTGGACAGGTCGAAGACCACGACCCCGGAGTCGTCCTCCAGAATGTCGTTTTCCGCCTCGATTTCGCCGCCCGAGAGCCCTCGCAGCAACGCATCAACTTCGTCCTGATCCAGTATTTTGCTCATGCCCGTACCTTTCGGCCGTTGATTTTTCCACTATAGGGCTATCAGCCCGAAATGAAAAGGGGAGCCGTAAAAACGAAAACCGGCCGCCTGGGGCGGCCGGTCGCATCCGTTGTCCGGGAGCGGCCCCGGACGAGGGCACGGCGGAAAAGCCGCCCCGGTCTAGAAGTTGACGTTTATGCCAAGCGTGCCGCCGAAGGCGTTGACGCCCTGTTCGCTGAACTGGCCGATGTGCAGGTACTTGACCGAACCTTTGAGGCTCAACTGCTGGCTCAGGGCATAGGTTGCGCCGAGTTCGCCGTTTTCGGTCACGCTGTTCTCAAAGCCGTTGTAGGGCACCTTGGCGTCGGCCCACAAGCCGCCAACACCCGCGCCGGCGAACATCGTGGCCTGGCTGGTGGCCACGAAATGCCAGCGGACGTTTAAGCCCGCGCCAATGCCGTTGGCCGGATCAGACTTGGTGCCAACGCCGTAGGCGGTTTCGAAGTGCTTGGTCTGGTCCACATAGACGCCCATGCCTTCGGCTTCCACGGCAAAGTTGTCGAGGACGTAGTAGTTGATCGCGCCGCCGTAGCTCATGATGGAATTGACGCGCGGGTTGGTGGTTCCGTAAGCGCTGAACCGGGGTTCGAAGTTGAAACTTCCGGCGGTGAAGTTCTGGGCCATGACCCATCCGGCCGTCGCGGCCAGGACCAGGCAGGCGGCGGAAAGGACAAACAGCATTTTTTTGAGTAACGCATCCATAGCCTTCTCCCTGTGTACCTTTTGGGGACTTTCTCGGAGGTTTACAATTGTTGTGCCAATAGTATTCGTCGAATTAATTCAATGATATCTGTAGGAAAGAAAAAAGACCCGGGCCGGGGAAGCCGAGCCGGGTCTTTGGAATGTTTCGTTTTATAAAAAAATTATACGACTCGTGGGGTTGCGCAGTGATTCAGGACCGTTTGCCCTGAACTTTTTCCCGCAGCCAGTCGTACCAAGCCCCGAGTCCCTCGCCGGTGCGGGCCGAGAGCGGAAAGAGGCTGATGTCGGCGTTGAGCGTGCGGGCGTGGCGGCCAGCTTTGTCCAAATCGAAGTCGACGTAGGGAAGCAGGTCGATTTTATTGAGCAGCATGGCGGCGGAAATATGGAACATGAGCGGATATTTTTCGGGTTTGTCGTCACCCTCGGCGACGCTTAAAAGCGTTACCTTGAAGTCTTCGCCGACATCGAACTCGGCCGGGCACACGAGGTTGCCGACGTTTTCGATAAAGAGAATGTCCAGCCCGGTCAGGTCAATGCTTTTGAGGGCTTCCTGGACTTGGGAGGCGGTCAGATGGCAGCCGCCCTCGGTGTTGATCTGTACGGCCTGGGCGCCGGTTGCGGCCACTCGGCGGGCATCATTGTCGGTTTGCAGGTCACCCTCAATCACGGCCATGCGCAGTTCGCCGCGAAGGTCGGTCAACGTGCGTTCGAGCACGGTGGTCTTGCCCGCGCCCGGGGAGCTCATGAGATTTAAAACGAGAATGCCCTTTTGCCCGAAAAACGTCTTGAGTTCAGCGGCAACATTGCTGTTGGCCTCCAGGATGTTGCGCACCACGGGGATTTGCATGGCCAGTCTCCGCTATTCGAGTTCGAGGTATTCGATATAGAGTTCGCGGCCGGACAGGACCGTATGGCCCAGTTCCTCACCGCAACCCGGGCAGGGGGCAAAGGCGGCCGAGGCCTGCTCGGGAGAAAACTCCCGCTGGCAGGTCCGACAGCGCAGCAGGACAGGGGTTTCTTCAATGACCAGTTGCGCCCCGGCCAGCCTCGTGTCGGTGGTCAGGACTTCAAAGGCCATGGACAGGGCTTCCGGCACCACGGCAGAGAGCCGGCCGTGTCGGATCTTGACCGTCACAAGGGTTTTTTTGTCGTGCTTGGCCATCTCGTCTTCGATGAGGGCGAGCAGACTTTGGGCAATGGAGAGTTCGTGCATGGCCGGTCACCTTTACGGCAAAACCCCGGCCACGTAAAGAAATCCCGGCCGGCCTACCGCCTAGTCAACGAAAAAAGGCGCCAGAGCGGCGGCCAGGAGCATAGCCGGCAGGAGATTGGATACCTTGATCTTGAGCAGCCCCAGCATGTTGATGCCAATGGCGATGATGAGCAGACCGCCCACGGCCGACAGTTGGGCCAGACGGGGCGGGGTGAAGGCCGCCTGGGTGGCCCCGGCAAACAGCGTCAGCCCGGTTTCGTACAGGGCGACCGGCAGAAAGGACAGGGCCACGCCGGCGCCGTAGGTGGTGGCCAGGATCATGGCCACACAGCCGTCGAGGATGGACTTGGTGAAAAGCAGGGTGTGGTCGTTTCGAAGGGCCTCGTCAAAGGAGCCGAGGATGGCCATGGTGCCGGAGCAAAAGATCACCGAGGCCGTGACCAGCCCATCGGTAAAAAGCGCGTTGTCCGAACGCAGCATGCCCTTTATGGCGTCGCCGGCTCGGGCGAACTGGCGTTCGAAGTCGAGGGCCTCGCCGACGACAGCCCCGACGAGCATGGAAACGACAACGAGGATGGGCGAGGTCATGGACATGGCCATCTTGATGCCGATGGCCAGGATGGACAGGCCCAGGGCCTGGAACATGATGGTGCGCACGCGGTCTGGAAACCGTCCGTGCAGGGTGAGGCCAAGGAGGCTGCCGGCAATGATGGCTGCGCCGTTGACGAGTGGTCCAAGCGGAAACATGGCAGCTCCTTTTTGCTCATGGGCAGGTGAGGGGCTATCAGGTTGGGCGATCCAGGACAAGGCATAAGGATATTGACGGGTGGGAGGATGTCGCGTAGTGTAACCAATCCG
The sequence above is drawn from the Desulfovibrio sp. TomC genome and encodes:
- the hypB gene encoding hydrogenase nickel incorporation protein HypB, producing MQIPVVRNILEANSNVAAELKTFFGQKGILVLNLMSSPGAGKTTVLERTLTDLRGELRMAVIEGDLQTDNDARRVAATGAQAVQINTEGGCHLTASQVQEALKSIDLTGLDILFIENVGNLVCPAEFDVGEDFKVTLLSVAEGDDKPEKYPLMFHISAAMLLNKIDLLPYVDFDLDKAGRHARTLNADISLFPLSARTGEGLGAWYDWLREKVQGKRS
- the fliM gene encoding flagellar motor switch protein FliM produces the protein MSKILDQDEVDALLRGLSGGEIEAENDILEDDSGVVVFDLSNQDRIIRGRMPVLEIINDRFARLASNAMANAMRKRADVNPISIDMSKFGDFMRSLPVPTSINIFKLDPLRGNAILVVDSRLVFAMVESFFGGAGSQPKIEGRDFTPIEQAIINRVVRIALENMEESWQPVHEVHIELVRSEVNPQFAAIVPPSDVVVVVTFEVELENAIGSLIVCLPYATIEPIRSKLYASFQTERLEVDHAWIARFKERLMETPVELLVRFGRSQITGRQLLSLKPGDILMLNNDVDDLLEAEIQGVRKFKGIPGMVKSNKAFQIVKEEEIRLE
- a CDS encoding C39 family peptidase; its protein translation is MLVPTVVESSKLALSIQAQPDDTTCGPTCLQAVYGYYGDAVSLDSVIAGVTTLPGGGTLAAHLGCHALDRGYAAKLYSFDLTVFDITWFDSPDVDLARKLTDQLHYKTEPRLREATVAYQAFLQRGGKIRFEDLTAGLIRSILKRNRPILAGLSATYLYRTPREREKNGITVFDDLRGRPAGHFVVLNGYEAASRTTHIADPLLPNPISASQYYEVTLNHLVCAVMLGIITCDANLLVLSPKKKSRSEDRQRSL
- the hypA gene encoding hydrogenase maturation nickel metallochaperone HypA encodes the protein MHELSIAQSLLALIEDEMAKHDKKTLVTVKIRHGRLSAVVPEALSMAFEVLTTDTRLAGAQLVIEETPVLLRCRTCQREFSPEQASAAFAPCPGCGEELGHTVLSGRELYIEYLELE
- a CDS encoding outer membrane beta-barrel protein — encoded protein: MDALLKKMLFVLSAACLVLAATAGWVMAQNFTAGSFNFEPRFSAYGTTNPRVNSIMSYGGAINYYVLDNFAVEAEGMGVYVDQTKHFETAYGVGTKSDPANGIGAGLNVRWHFVATSQATMFAGAGVGGLWADAKVPYNGFENSVTENGELGATYALSQQLSLKGSVKYLHIGQFSEQGVNAFGGTLGINVNF
- a CDS encoding DUF554 domain-containing protein — protein: MFPLGPLVNGAAIIAGSLLGLTLHGRFPDRVRTIMFQALGLSILAIGIKMAMSMTSPILVVVSMLVGAVVGEALDFERQFARAGDAIKGMLRSDNALFTDGLVTASVIFCSGTMAILGSFDEALRNDHTLLFTKSILDGCVAMILATTYGAGVALSFLPVALYETGLTLFAGATQAAFTPPRLAQLSAVGGLLIIAIGINMLGLLKIKVSNLLPAMLLAAALAPFFVD